The Syngnathoides biaculeatus isolate LvHL_M chromosome 6, ASM1980259v1, whole genome shotgun sequence genome has a window encoding:
- the kti12 gene encoding protein KTI12 homolog isoform X1: MPLIVMCGYPCSGKTRRAEELKVYFEQNTDRKVHLVGDSSLAAEKNVVYADSQKEKQVRAALKAEVERKINKDDVVILDSLNYIKGYRYELFCLIKHAQTPHCLVYCLTSDDVSTGWNTSRDPEEQYAQEILEALVLRFEAPDSRNRWDSPLFNILRDDTLPYEAINDALFKRKPPPPNQSTQSQPLESANFLYELDKITQDILMAIFNAQKTSIPGDRVSIPGATEKISFSIQDVKHRAEQERQHGRAAQIPAPVHQLQQDAPNREHGCPKESVPVAKKRSIVPVWPLMVHVMSRRSPQQAEGHQAIEPPRWSAGGT; this comes from the exons ATGCCTTTAATAGTTATGTGTGGTTATCCGTGCAGTGGTAAGACTCGGAGGGCAGAGGAATTAAAAGTGTATTTCGAACAAAACACCGACAGAAAGGTTCACCTTGTTGGAGACTCGTCACTGGCCGCTGAAAAGAACGTCGTGTATGCAG ATTCCCAAAAGGAAAAACAGGTCAGAGCTGCACTGAAAGCTGAAGTGGAGAG GAAAATCAATAAAGATGACGTTGTTATATTGGATTCATTAAACTACATAAAAG GCTACCGCTATGAGCTTTTCTGTCTCATAAAGCATGCACAGACGCCACACTGCCTG gtgTATTGTCTGACATCAGATGATGTGAGTACAGGGTGGAACACCAGCAGAGATCCAGAGGAGCAGTACGCGCAGGAAAT CTTGGAAGCATTAGTCCTGCGCTTTGAAGCGCCAGACTCCAGAAACCGGTGGGACAGTCCACTTTTTAACATCCTCCGAGATGACACACTTCCATATGAAGCCATCAATGACGCGCTCTTCAAAAGAAAACCACCGCCACCGAACCAGTCCACTCAAAGT CAACCACTTGAATCTGCAAACTTCTTGTACGAGTTAGACAAGATCACACAGGATATACTAATG GCCATTTTTAATGCACAGAAGACGAGTATTCCTGGAGATCGTGTTTCAATTCCTGGAGCAACAGAGAAAATATCTTTTTCTATACA AGATGTGAAACATCGAGCTGAACAGGAACGTCAACATGGCCGAGCTGCGCAAATTCCGGCGCCAGTTCATCAGCTACAGCAAGATGCACCCAACAGAGAACACGG CTGTCCGAAAGAATCTGTCCCAGTGGCTAAAAAACGGAGCATAGTTCCTGTTTGGCCTCTGATGGTGCATGTCATGAGCAGGCGCTCCCCCCAACAGGCCGAAGGGCACCAAGCGATTGAGCCCCCACG GTGGTCAGCGGGTGGCACTTGA
- the si:dkey-24l11.2 gene encoding uncharacterized protein si:dkey-24l11.2, whose translation MENGDGMETCEPKTGRQTQQLCRFFSQRRRCNFGAKCRYLHVRVDSISDQKDEITTLCQPGHPSLHSVRHEEEGDVNVLTAKLKASSGAGRRACRYFLSGHCTMEDRCRFWHPPQFPSVGDHADSVEQTNLSQRRLPAPRPNVLQEVKLSELTEDVAAQLRDTEIKQMKRRFPKERLIIQERSDGKVTYYRATVEATDPDWPFDLKEIDIMVSFPDDYPREIFTLDIPLDQELPLVMGRHVQQASLEWLQAKHATNRLLGKVELLFRPFLRWLDRSLEKLFTEGARQLKKDLDLEKAGLQFISYQDLQATMCEKSNNHKLDTNSDATDEDEVAGDDVKNSESNIGGGGGPGSDEEPAEGEDATHLVENIKISEVRRGTEVRLLGLTLGENTATLVAQNITVCLQCNRCKVMADLTLSGKTACTAQCEKCSARISAAFRPSMLHHYSDVLGYLDLQNAVPSDLVLQDCHIIVGCLSCSQESSVQNLCYGQTKEVNCENCHGKLSLLAESARFQYIQPRRDKTGPSASTVNLKTVRDPAVQKGKPLPEKGACKHYKQSHRWLRFPCCGRAYPCDVCHDEDQDHPMELASRMICGFCAKEQPYSNGKPCVSCGSMMTRGAHTSHWEGGLGCRNRVKMSRNDRQKYANTNKTISKKASEKK comes from the exons ATGGAGAACGGTGATGGAATGGAGACATGTGAGCCAAAGACAGGCCGTCAAACACAGCAGTTGTGTCGTTTCTTTTCTCAAAGAAGACGCTGCAACTTTGGGGCCAAGTGCAGATATTTACACGTAAGAGTTGATTCTATATCTGACCAGAAAGATGAAATCACGACTCTCTGCCAACCTGGCCACCCATCCCTCCACTCCGTGCGTCATGAAGAGGAAGGGGATGTGAATGTCCTCACTGCCAAGCTCAAGGCATCCTCAGGAGCCGGACGTCGTGCCTGCCGCTACTTTTTGTCAGGGCACTGCACGATGGAGGACAGGTGTCGCTTCTGGCATCCACCGCAGTTCCCTTCAGTTGGGGACCACGCCGATTCAGTAGAGCAGACCAACTTGTCGCAAAGAAGACTACCTGCCCCTCGGCCAAACGTACTCCAAGAGGTCAAACTGTCCGAGCTGACAGAGGACGTTGCCGCACAGCTCCGGGACACCGAGATCAAGCAGATGAAGAGGCGTTTCCCTAAAGAGCGTCTGATAATTCAAGAGCGAAGTGATGGCAAGGTTACGTATTACAGGGCCACTGTTGAAGCCACTGATCCAGACTgg CCTTTTGATTTGAAAGAAATTGACATCATGGTGAGCTTTCCAGATGATTATCCACGAGAG ATATTCACTCTTGATATTCCACTGGACCAAGAGCTGCCCCTAGTGATGGGAAG GCACGTGCAGCAAGCGTCGCTGGAGTGGCTCCAGGCGAAGCACGCCACGAACCGACTCCTCGGTAAAGTGGAGCTGCTCTTCCGGCCTTTTCTCCGCTGGCTCGATCGCAGTCTGGAGAAACTGTTCACGGAGGGAGCCAGACAG TTGAAAAAGGATCTTGATTTGGAAAAAGCTGGCTTGCAATTCATATCATACCAGGATCTGCAGGCAACAATGTGTGAAAAATCAAACAATCATAAACTGGATACCAATTCTGATGCTACGGATGAGGACGAGGTGGCCGGCGACGATGTGAAAAACTCAGAAAGCAACataggaggaggagggggcccAGGTAGTGATGAAGAGCCAGCTGAGGGTGAGGACGCCACACACCTGGTGGAAAACATTAAGATCAGCGAGGTCCGCAGAGGCACCGAAGTCAGGCTGCTCGGCCTCACGCTGGGAGAGAACACGGCCACTTTAGTGGCCCAGAACATCACCGTTTGTCTTCAATGCAACAG GTGTAAGGTGATGGCAGACTTGACGCTGAGTGGGAAGACTGCCTGCACAGCTCAGTGTGAGAAATGCAGCGCGAGAATCAGTGCCGCATTCAGACCCTCCATGTTGCACCACTACAGTGACGTGTTGGGGTACCTGGACCTCCAAAACGCGGTTCCCTCTGACTTGGTGCTTCAAGACTGTCACATCATTGTGGGCTGCCTCAGCTGTTCCCAGGAGAGCTCTGTCCAG aACCTTTGTTATGGTCAAACAAAGGAGGTCAATTGTGAAAACTGCCATGGCAAGCTAAGTCTGCTGGCCGAGAGCGCCAGATTCCAGTACATTCAGCCACGCAGAGACAAAACAG GTCCAAGTGCTTCTACTGTTAATTTGAAGACAGTAAGAGATCCAGCTGTCCAAAAGGGGAAGCCACTACCAGAAAAAGGAGCATGCAAGCATTACAAGCAAAGCCATCGCTGGCTTAG GTTTCCGTGTTGCGGCCGGGCTTACCCTTGCGACGTGTGCCACGATGAGGACCAGGACCATCCCATGGAGCTCGCCAGCCGGATGATCTGCGGCTTCTGTGCCAAAGAGCAG CCGTACAGCAACGGGAAGCCTTGCGTCAGCTGTGGCAGCATGATGACCAGAGGTGCTCACACCAGCCACTGGGAGGGAGGACTGGGTTGCCGAAACAGAGTCAAAATGTCCAG AAATGATCGGCAGAAGTACGCCAACACCAACAAGACGATTTCCAAGAAGGCCAGTGAAAAGAAGTAG
- the kti12 gene encoding protein KTI12 homolog isoform X3, giving the protein MPLIVMCGYPCSGKTRRAEELKVYFEQNTDRKVHLVGDSSLAAEKNVVYADSQKEKQVRAALKAEVERKINKDDVVILDSLNYIKGYRYELFCLIKHAQTPHCLVYCLTSDDVSTGWNTSRDPEEQYAQEILEALVLRFEAPDSRNRWDSPLFNILRDDTLPYEAINDALFKRKPPPPNQSTQSQPLESANFLYELDKITQDILMAIFNAQKTSIPGDRVSIPGATEKIELNRNVNMAELRKFRRQFISYSKMHPTENTAVRKNLSQWLKNGA; this is encoded by the exons ATGCCTTTAATAGTTATGTGTGGTTATCCGTGCAGTGGTAAGACTCGGAGGGCAGAGGAATTAAAAGTGTATTTCGAACAAAACACCGACAGAAAGGTTCACCTTGTTGGAGACTCGTCACTGGCCGCTGAAAAGAACGTCGTGTATGCAG ATTCCCAAAAGGAAAAACAGGTCAGAGCTGCACTGAAAGCTGAAGTGGAGAG GAAAATCAATAAAGATGACGTTGTTATATTGGATTCATTAAACTACATAAAAG GCTACCGCTATGAGCTTTTCTGTCTCATAAAGCATGCACAGACGCCACACTGCCTG gtgTATTGTCTGACATCAGATGATGTGAGTACAGGGTGGAACACCAGCAGAGATCCAGAGGAGCAGTACGCGCAGGAAAT CTTGGAAGCATTAGTCCTGCGCTTTGAAGCGCCAGACTCCAGAAACCGGTGGGACAGTCCACTTTTTAACATCCTCCGAGATGACACACTTCCATATGAAGCCATCAATGACGCGCTCTTCAAAAGAAAACCACCGCCACCGAACCAGTCCACTCAAAGT CAACCACTTGAATCTGCAAACTTCTTGTACGAGTTAGACAAGATCACACAGGATATACTAATG GCCATTTTTAATGCACAGAAGACGAGTATTCCTGGAGATCGTGTTTCAATTCCTGGAGCAACAGAGAAA ATCGAGCTGAACAGGAACGTCAACATGGCCGAGCTGCGCAAATTCCGGCGCCAGTTCATCAGCTACAGCAAGATGCACCCAACAGAGAACACGG CTGTCCGAAAGAATCTGTCCCAGTGGCTAAAAAACGGAGCATAG
- the kti12 gene encoding protein KTI12 homolog isoform X4 — protein MPLIVMCGYPCSGKTRRAEELKVYFEQNTDRKVHLVGDSSLAAEKNVVYADSQKEKQVRAALKAEVERKINKDDVVILDSLNYIKGYRYELFCLIKHAQTPHCLVYCLTSDDVSTGWNTSRDPEEQYAQEILEALVLRFEAPDSRNRWDSPLFNILRDDTLPYEAINDALFKRKPPPPNQSTQSQPLESANFLYELDKITQDILMAIFNAQKTSIPGDRVSIPGATEKISFSIQNPSAKPVDSRMEMI, from the exons ATGCCTTTAATAGTTATGTGTGGTTATCCGTGCAGTGGTAAGACTCGGAGGGCAGAGGAATTAAAAGTGTATTTCGAACAAAACACCGACAGAAAGGTTCACCTTGTTGGAGACTCGTCACTGGCCGCTGAAAAGAACGTCGTGTATGCAG ATTCCCAAAAGGAAAAACAGGTCAGAGCTGCACTGAAAGCTGAAGTGGAGAG GAAAATCAATAAAGATGACGTTGTTATATTGGATTCATTAAACTACATAAAAG GCTACCGCTATGAGCTTTTCTGTCTCATAAAGCATGCACAGACGCCACACTGCCTG gtgTATTGTCTGACATCAGATGATGTGAGTACAGGGTGGAACACCAGCAGAGATCCAGAGGAGCAGTACGCGCAGGAAAT CTTGGAAGCATTAGTCCTGCGCTTTGAAGCGCCAGACTCCAGAAACCGGTGGGACAGTCCACTTTTTAACATCCTCCGAGATGACACACTTCCATATGAAGCCATCAATGACGCGCTCTTCAAAAGAAAACCACCGCCACCGAACCAGTCCACTCAAAGT CAACCACTTGAATCTGCAAACTTCTTGTACGAGTTAGACAAGATCACACAGGATATACTAATG GCCATTTTTAATGCACAGAAGACGAGTATTCCTGGAGATCGTGTTTCAATTCCTGGAGCAACAGAGAAAATATCTTTTTCTATACAA AACCCATCAGCAAAGCCTGTCGACTCAAGAATGGAGATGATTTAA
- the kti12 gene encoding protein KTI12 homolog isoform X2: MPLIVMCGYPCSGKTRRAEELKVYFEQNTDRKVHLVGDSSLAAEKNVVYADSQKEKQVRAALKAEVERKINKDDVVILDSLNYIKGYRYELFCLIKHAQTPHCLVYCLTSDDVSTGWNTSRDPEEQYAQEILEALVLRFEAPDSRNRWDSPLFNILRDDTLPYEAINDALFKRKPPPPNQSTQSQPLESANFLYELDKITQDILMAIFNAQKTSIPGDRVSIPGATEKIELNRNVNMAELRKFRRQFISYSKMHPTENTGQISNMFVQYVNKSLH; the protein is encoded by the exons ATGCCTTTAATAGTTATGTGTGGTTATCCGTGCAGTGGTAAGACTCGGAGGGCAGAGGAATTAAAAGTGTATTTCGAACAAAACACCGACAGAAAGGTTCACCTTGTTGGAGACTCGTCACTGGCCGCTGAAAAGAACGTCGTGTATGCAG ATTCCCAAAAGGAAAAACAGGTCAGAGCTGCACTGAAAGCTGAAGTGGAGAG GAAAATCAATAAAGATGACGTTGTTATATTGGATTCATTAAACTACATAAAAG GCTACCGCTATGAGCTTTTCTGTCTCATAAAGCATGCACAGACGCCACACTGCCTG gtgTATTGTCTGACATCAGATGATGTGAGTACAGGGTGGAACACCAGCAGAGATCCAGAGGAGCAGTACGCGCAGGAAAT CTTGGAAGCATTAGTCCTGCGCTTTGAAGCGCCAGACTCCAGAAACCGGTGGGACAGTCCACTTTTTAACATCCTCCGAGATGACACACTTCCATATGAAGCCATCAATGACGCGCTCTTCAAAAGAAAACCACCGCCACCGAACCAGTCCACTCAAAGT CAACCACTTGAATCTGCAAACTTCTTGTACGAGTTAGACAAGATCACACAGGATATACTAATG GCCATTTTTAATGCACAGAAGACGAGTATTCCTGGAGATCGTGTTTCAATTCCTGGAGCAACAGAGAAA ATCGAGCTGAACAGGAACGTCAACATGGCCGAGCTGCGCAAATTCCGGCGCCAGTTCATCAGCTACAGCAAGATGCACCCAACAGAGAACACGGGTCAGATTTCCAACAtgtttgtacagtatgttaatAAAAGTCTTCATTGA